The segment CCTTGCTTCAGAAAAGTAACCAGGTCATTGAAGGTTACGTAGAAATCAATGGCAAACACTATTGTGGCTATAAATCCAAACACCTAAAACGGCAAAACAATCATCTCTTACTGGTTTGCAAGGAGGCAGGTCTACTGCGGAGTGCATTCTGGAGTTACCTGCTCGGTGtcaaagcagcagcagtggggcaagAACAGGCTGGTTTTCAGCCTGAGGACCTGGGTTAATGCTCCATGTCTAAATGGAGTGACAAAGATTAAAACTAGGTCTGTGTCTTGAGATTATGTATGACTTGGGATGGCTTGGTAAGGGTTGCTGGCTAATGCTACTAAGTATTGTTCTTCCCTGTCTTTTAAGATTATGCAGATTTTATTTATGTTACATACATTATTGATGCTTAGAGTCAAGTTACACAGGGACAGGTTGTGTCTCATTTCTGAACACAAAATGCTGATGGCAAAGGCTCTCTCCCAGGTAGTCCACATACTGCAGGGTAAAAGGATACTTGCTCTTGTTTCAACCCATCCAGGTAGAATTAAACAGTAGAGGCAGGAGGCTGAAATTACTTCATATAGATGGCCTTTAGTAGTAAGAGGTTTGAtttctttcttattattattattccctcCATTCAAGATCTTGATGTTCTTTGTAGGAACAGAGAAGTTTATCTTCCCTCTACAGCCAGTgaaattaaaaagcagaataGGTGTCTTACAGCTAACACTGAGCAGCGCTGTCAGGATGAAAAAAGCCCATTCTAAATAACCGACCACTTATTGCTTGCTTTAGGCACATCTAATTCTCAGTGAgttaattgaagaaacttctgctGCTTGCAATGGCATCAGAATTGAATTGCTTTTAAAGTGTGTCCACACGCAGTTCACCAAAATACCCAAGTGGAAAGCTCACGTCTACTTACTCCTGCCGCTTTAGATGCTCCGTCACCGTATTTTGAGACAGCAGCAATTGAAATGGCAAAGTAAATAATGGCAGCAGTGACGCACCGCAAGAAATCCTGTAAAATAAGCAACGTTGCATCCTCAGATTAGTCACGGAATTCCAACATACAAATTCCTCTGAAAATGGTTTCAGAAATAACCACTAAAAACTTGTTGTTGCACTGGTGGCTCTGCCTGATGCTGGAGTGTGCCTACAGCCTGGTGTTTTGTAGCGGATGAATTGCTCATCtgggaaatattttgaaatgtgagATGACCAGAATGTTGGCATTACCTTCCGTTCCTACAGATGTTCGTATAAATCCTACTTCTAACATGCGTGTGTCGGGCAGACCTGCAGGCTGAGCAGGGCTGTCTGTTGTGACGCGGGGCCTGGAGCGCAGCAAGGGCTGACGGCAAACCACTGGAAATGCTGCTGAAGTCCCATCTTtaagcagagctgcagcaccacGGGCTCCCGTGCCGGCTCCTCTGGGAACAGGCCTGTGCTgggcagcaaagatgctgaagggagtggagcatctcccgtgtgaggaaaagctgagggagctggggctctggagctggagaagaggagactgaggggtgacctcattaatgtttacagatatctaaagggtgagtgtcaggaggatggagccaggctcttctcagtgacaaccaatgataggacaaggggtaatgggttcaaactggaacacaagacgttccacttaaatttgagaagaaacttcttcatggtgagggtggcagagcctggcccaggctgcccagggaggttgtggagtctccttctctgcagacattcaaacccgcctggaccccttcctgtggaacctcagctgggtgttcctgctccatggggggattgcactggatgagctttccaggtccctcccaatccctaacattctgtggttctgcttTCTGTACAGAAGGAGGCCTGTCTGTACCAAATCCTCATTTAGGAACTAGATACTTAGTTTAGTTTTTAAAACTATGATTTTTACTCAGCATGTACACTCGTAACTCCAGCAGCTGAACATCCCCATTGCTGTCACTGGACCACGTGGCTGGGcctgtggctctgcagggcagTGGCCGTGCCCGGTAGCACCAgcagggatgtgctggagcaACAGCGACTCTGAACTGGCTGTTCAATAAAGAGCTGTGATTCCCAGGGCATATGTAAATCATGTGAGCTGAATAATGGTATTTTGACCTCTGTTCACTATTAGATCTTCTGCCTTTTCAGAACAGATGGATGAATAAGATACTGTCTCAAAACAGTAATTCTGTAAGAAACTTGATTCCTCTGAAATCAGGATGAGGTCAATTATCTGCATTCTGTGGCTGGAGTATATTATGGCAATGGACATAATAAACATACAAGTGCCTTTTCTGTCTTAGTTCTGGAGTCAGATGCATGTAGAAAATGGGAAGACGATGGAACTGAAATTACCATCTGAAAGCCATACACACTTTGATAGTCAAAGTCACTGTTTTTGTTTTATCCAATGGCCTTGctaatgtttgtggtttttttttatacATTGAGAGCTGTAACTCAAATCTCACTACTACAAACTATTGCAAATTTGTGCCAAAAGACTGAATTAGCGTTTTTTTAAGTGCTGCTGGACAAATGCTCGGTTTACAATGCATGTTTGAAGCAACAGAGCCATCCAGTGGCCGGTGTGCACTGGACCTGCAGCTGGAACAGCTGGTGGGTTCCCCCTGTGAATGCACCCGCGGAGCCTCCCCCTCCACGacagtctgtgtgtgtgtgactctGCATCCCAACAGCACTAACCTGGGAACTTTAGAACATTTTATAAAGTATATGCATTACTATACAGCATGCCTCGGTTTCCCCGTTTGTAAGGATGGCAATATTAAGGAGACTCCAGCAGTGGTCAGACTGACTTAGGCTGATGTTGCTTGCTTCTGATAAGCCATTTGCTTGGAATCAGGCATAAATTCAGTGCTTTAATAAAATCATGCTTGGTGTCAGCACCAAGAAATGTATAGTCTGTAGTATAGCATAGTTTAAAGAATGCTTTGAGACCTTTGAATGAGAGGCAATATGGGCAGGTTTCTAATAGGGAGGTGAAGCTGCTAACAGCCTGAACTCCCACATAGTCCCTTTTACCCACGTTATACTGTACAATTACATCTGTGTTTTTACATTGCACATTTCACTTACCGCCAAAGGCCAGTAGAGTCCTTTAAACTTCTCATTAAGTTTGGAGGCATAGGCAAAAAACAGAAACAGTGCCAGCAGAAACTCTAGGAGTGGTGCCATCATGAAAGAGGCAGCTAGAGACGCTATATAGCAGATAAAGATGATAAATGACAGCACCTAGAGTGAAGGGAAAACGCTGGTTATTCGCATGGCAGAGCAGAGCCTCGGGCAGCTGCTCAGCTTTGAAGCGTTATTCTCCCTGCGTATTTCTGTCAGCGCTGCTGGTGATGGCCTATCTTGTTTCCtacttgttttttctccttgggCCAAATGAATTTTCTTGTTTAGCATGGAATGTATCTAAAGTAGTGGTGTTTATTTCAATGTGTGTGAAATCAGCTTTCCAGAGAGCTCGGTGGATTTGCACCTCCCCGAGTCAGTAATTGCTCTGGGTTGTAAGCAGCTCTGGCAACAAAACTCTGAAAATAGAGCGGGGCATTGCCAGGCAAACGGAGCTTTAAGCTTTGAACCGTGATAGTTCTGCTTTGACATCCAAATCATTGCTCAGACAGCCCTCAGTAACACAGCATTCATCATCTTAGAGTTGAAAGAAAAACGTCTGCTGGATAGAAAAGAGCTGAGAATTAATGATTCTGTGTTTTCTGGAAGTCTCTGGTTCTAGTTTTCCAGCTATTTTAGACAGCAGTAAGATAGATAACTCCCACAGATTTGTTTGATCTCCATGACATTTCCTACCTttacaaaataatataaaatggcATTTATTTTCCCATTCAATTAAAACACCTTTAGAATATAGTTCATGGCTCAAAATAGAAAATTTCACAATGGGAAAAGGgctaaagaaaatgcattttcacttAAGCCAGGCAGTACTCAAGTGCTGGGCTACTTCTGGACTTTTAGCTACTGTATTTGTATGTGAAAGTGGAAGGTGAGGGAACCATGAAGAAACTCAATACATTTTCCAATGGTGTACTGGGAGCTGGTCACCTCCAAGAACAAGCTCCAGCTTTACTGCCTCACATGAACTGCTCGCTGTTTTCCTCAAATTAGCTTAAAATTTAACAAGTAGCTGGCACCCTGAATGAAAGGTTTTCTTTAAGTGTGAGGATTGTGTGCCAGGTGACACCTGAGCTGCTCTCTCAGCCGTTCCCAGAGATGCTCTTGGGCAGCGTGGCCGTAGGTGCTGTCTGAGCACCAGATTACAAAGGTGGTTTCACCTTGTAATTGGGACACCGAGGTTCTTTGAGACAAACATACGGCAAACTGAAAGTTGTTCTGAAAATGACAAACTCAAAAGCAACTTTCAGAATATAGCCTGACCCCTCTAAAGGCTGTCAAATGATCCACTGCACATCATACTTGTTCTGCGCCTTTCTTCCCGAAGCTGTGGATTTAAACATGATTTCAGAGAAAGGTCAAGCAACGCGATCTTGCTCTTTATTCTAACAGCTGTGTCTATgctaaaaaaaaagggcagagagGAAGTTGTGAGGCTCAATGCAGTTGCAGGTTCATTTCTAGCACAATTCAGAAAGCAATGctgcttctctgaggaaaaaaaatgtagtgttttctcagttttattcATTTGTATTGACACAAGGGAGTTTATTTTTCCCTTGGGATGACACCCTTGGCACGGAGAGCAGCCCAGAGTCTTGAGTTGTTCCTGCACGGCTGTTGAGAGGTTGGTGTGATTGTTGCCAGCTTCACTGTGGAGGAATAAATAGGTGGATGTGGAAAGCTCCAGTGCAGCAAAGAACAGAGCAGGATCCTCTCACAGTCTGGCAGTGGCAAGATTATAAAAACTCCTGGCAAAAAAAGAGGCCAAATTCTTCATTTAGCACCTTTTTTTGTGGGAATGGGAATGCACTTAAAAGAGAGAGAACTGTTACATATTACTTGTCCTTTTTTAAAGGAACTTCTCTGGTATTGCATTTCAAAAAGTAACTTTCTCCCATGTAATTATTACTTAATATTGCGTTGCTGGTCGTCTTAAATTGGCTAGGTGCTATGAAGTTATGCATCACCGTATAACCAGCTTGCAATTTAAGGTGCACGGGGCTCATCCTGTACTCAGGCTTTGCACAGAGCAGCTCAAGTTTGTTATGAAGCTCAGTTCAGAGAAGAGTGAAAAGACAGAATAAAGacaggaaaagaggagaaaaacacaaTCATGTCTACATCCTTTGTGTCGCTACAAACCTGACACAGCCTTATACAGGACAGCCTTACATATTCGTActatatttttgttaaaaaaaaagtagtgccagtGCATACTGGCTTTGGGGGATGCTAATAAAGTATTCACCATGAAAAGCTGGACTGAAATGACCGGGGTGAGCAGCAGAATGTGTCACTGTGGGTCTTGTCTGGACAAGCTCTGGTGGCAGGTATGAGAGGGGCTGTTAAATGGTTCCAACA is part of the Patagioenas fasciata isolate bPatFas1 chromosome 13, bPatFas1.hap1, whole genome shotgun sequence genome and harbors:
- the CMTM3 gene encoding CKLF-like MARVEL transmembrane domain-containing protein 3 encodes the protein MEEPEPAGAAPPPGLRSLLPPREFLCSRKGQLLLAESVLSFIIFICYIASLAASFMMAPLLEFLLALFLFFAYASKLNEKFKGLYWPLADFLRCVTAAIIYFAISIAAVSKYGDGASKAAGVFGFIATIVFAIDFYVTFNDLVTFLKQGSSDSPEGRKSEDEDSDSDSD